The following proteins come from a genomic window of Eisenibacter elegans DSM 3317:
- the polA gene encoding DNA polymerase I — MAKLFLLDAMALIYRAHFAFSKNPRINSKGINTGAVYGFANSVFEILEKQKPTHIGIAFDTHGPTFRHESFEAYKANREEQPEDISTAIPYIYRLVEALNIPALVLPGYEADDIIGTIAKQAAKDPDLEVFMMTPDKDYAQLVDKNIFLYKPAMFGNGVEILGIEEVKAKFEIDHPAQVIDLLGMQGDSVDNIPGIPGVGAKTAVKFLKEYGSLEGLLENTHQLKGKQKENVETYREQAILSKQLATIHTETPIEWSLESLEMAPFDDDKLKPLLEELEFRTYLKKLYPSAAPALAETPTKRKSKAAAGQMDMFGGGSTDEDASEQPAPAEILPTNFRNIHSTLHDYQLIDTPEWRKRLLDRLSQLPAFCFDTETDNLDALEAQLVGIAFAWYPHEGYYVPFPADRTAAQALLEEFREVLENPSIEKVGQNLKYDLTVLANYGVQLQGPLFDTMLAHYLLEPDARHNMDILAKNYLGYEPVSIEALIGKKGAKQGSMRDVPLEQIKEYAIEDADITWQLKILFAPKIQELNLQGLMQTVEAPLVPVLADMERSGVRIDTEALADISQELGQEIEAIEQRIYTLAGEQFNIASPKQLGDILFDKLKLDEKAKKTKTGQYATGEEILVKLDDKHPIIHEILEHRALVKLKNTYVDTLPTLVSPRDGRIHTSYNQAVAATGRLSSANPNLQNIPIRTDKGRQVRKAFVPASAEHILLAADYSQIELRIMAAFSQDQTMIEAFRQGRDIHATTAAKIFKVPLEEVSSDMRRKAKTANFGIIYGISAHGLSQRLNIPRKEAGEIITAYFEEFPAIKQYMDDVVNKARSQEYVETILGRRRYLRNINSRNAVERGFAERNAINAPIQGSAADLIKLAMIRIHEWMKPRKLRSKMILQVHDELVFDVHQAELDLLRPAIVEAMQQALPSFPVPLEVELGIGQNWLEAH; from the coding sequence ATGGCCAAATTATTTCTTTTAGACGCAATGGCGCTCATCTACCGAGCGCATTTTGCTTTTAGCAAAAACCCCCGTATCAACTCCAAAGGCATCAATACCGGTGCTGTTTATGGCTTTGCCAACAGTGTATTTGAGATTCTCGAAAAACAAAAGCCAACCCATATCGGCATCGCCTTTGATACCCACGGGCCGACATTCCGGCACGAAAGCTTTGAAGCCTACAAAGCCAACCGCGAAGAACAACCCGAAGATATCTCTACGGCCATCCCCTATATCTATCGACTAGTGGAGGCGCTCAACATCCCGGCCTTGGTTTTGCCCGGATATGAGGCCGATGACATCATCGGCACGATCGCGAAGCAAGCCGCCAAAGACCCTGATTTGGAGGTCTTTATGATGACACCCGACAAGGACTACGCCCAGCTGGTAGACAAAAATATTTTCCTCTACAAACCCGCTATGTTTGGCAATGGGGTAGAAATTTTGGGGATAGAAGAAGTGAAGGCCAAATTCGAAATCGACCACCCTGCGCAAGTCATCGACCTCCTCGGAATGCAAGGCGACAGTGTCGACAACATCCCGGGCATCCCCGGTGTGGGCGCCAAGACAGCCGTAAAGTTTCTCAAGGAATATGGCAGCCTCGAAGGGCTGCTGGAAAATACCCACCAACTTAAAGGCAAGCAAAAAGAAAACGTAGAAACCTACCGCGAACAAGCCATTCTCTCCAAACAACTGGCAACCATTCATACCGAAACACCCATTGAGTGGAGTTTGGAAAGCCTCGAAATGGCTCCCTTCGACGACGACAAACTCAAGCCTCTGCTCGAAGAGCTGGAGTTTCGCACATACCTCAAAAAGCTCTATCCCTCGGCAGCGCCAGCCTTGGCCGAAACCCCTACCAAACGCAAATCTAAGGCCGCCGCCGGACAAATGGATATGTTTGGGGGAGGCAGCACCGACGAAGACGCGTCTGAACAACCTGCTCCGGCAGAAATATTGCCTACCAATTTCCGCAACATCCACAGCACCCTACACGACTACCAGCTCATCGATACGCCCGAATGGCGCAAGCGCTTGCTCGACCGCCTGTCGCAGCTGCCGGCTTTTTGTTTTGATACCGAAACGGACAACCTCGATGCCCTCGAAGCACAGCTCGTAGGCATTGCCTTTGCTTGGTATCCACACGAGGGTTATTATGTCCCCTTTCCGGCAGATAGAACAGCGGCTCAGGCTTTGCTCGAAGAGTTTAGGGAAGTATTAGAAAACCCCAGTATCGAAAAAGTAGGCCAAAACCTCAAGTACGACCTCACTGTCTTGGCCAATTATGGGGTTCAGCTCCAAGGCCCTCTTTTCGATACAATGTTGGCGCATTACCTCCTAGAGCCAGACGCACGACACAATATGGATATTTTGGCCAAAAACTACCTCGGCTACGAGCCCGTCTCTATCGAAGCGCTTATCGGCAAAAAAGGAGCAAAACAAGGCTCTATGCGGGATGTGCCGCTGGAGCAAATCAAAGAATATGCGATAGAAGATGCTGACATTACTTGGCAGCTCAAAATCTTGTTTGCACCCAAAATACAGGAACTGAACCTACAAGGGTTGATGCAAACTGTAGAAGCACCTCTAGTGCCAGTACTGGCCGATATGGAACGCTCCGGAGTACGGATTGATACTGAGGCGCTGGCAGACATCTCTCAAGAACTGGGGCAAGAAATAGAGGCCATAGAACAACGTATTTATACCCTTGCCGGAGAGCAGTTCAACATCGCTTCGCCCAAGCAGCTGGGCGATATCCTATTCGATAAACTCAAACTCGACGAAAAAGCCAAAAAAACCAAAACCGGACAATATGCCACCGGAGAAGAGATTTTGGTGAAGCTGGACGACAAACATCCCATCATCCACGAGATTTTGGAACACCGCGCCCTAGTAAAGCTCAAAAACACCTATGTGGATACCTTGCCTACCCTCGTCAGCCCCCGCGATGGCCGTATACATACCTCTTACAACCAAGCCGTAGCCGCAACAGGACGCTTGAGCTCGGCCAACCCCAACCTACAAAATATTCCTATCCGTACTGACAAAGGCCGCCAAGTCCGGAAAGCCTTTGTACCGGCATCGGCGGAGCACATACTGCTGGCAGCTGACTACTCGCAAATAGAACTGCGCATTATGGCGGCCTTCAGCCAAGACCAAACGATGATAGAGGCCTTCCGCCAAGGGCGAGATATCCACGCCACTACTGCCGCCAAAATCTTCAAAGTACCCTTAGAGGAGGTTAGTTCGGATATGCGCCGAAAAGCCAAAACAGCCAACTTTGGGATTATTTATGGTATTTCGGCTCACGGCCTGTCGCAGCGGCTCAACATCCCACGCAAAGAAGCCGGCGAAATCATTACGGCTTATTTTGAGGAGTTTCCAGCTATCAAACAGTATATGGATGATGTAGTCAACAAGGCCCGCAGCCAAGAATATGTCGAAACAATCCTAGGCCGCCGCCGCTATCTGCGTAATATCAACTCTCGCAATGCGGTAGAGCGCGGCTTTGCGGAGCGTAACGCCATCAATGCGCCCATTCAGGGCAGCGCTGCCGACCTTATCAAGCTGGCCATGATTCGGATACACGAGTGGATGAAGCCGCGAAAACTGCGTAGCAAAATGATTCTACAAGTACACGACGAATTGGTGTTTGATGTACACCAAGCAGAGCTAGACCTGCTCCGCCCGGCCATCGTCGAGGCGATGCAACAAGCCCTCCCCTCTTTCCCTGTCCCTCTAGAAGTAGAGCTGGGTATAGGCCAAAACTGGCTAGAAGCGCACTAA
- a CDS encoding DUF4286 family protein → MILYNVTISIENDIHDEFIQWMLTEHIPEVMSTQLFVEYKLLRMLQAEEEAQGLTTYAVQYYLKGLEDFVQYSQHHAPELQAKTRQKYGERVLAFRTLLEVVHP, encoded by the coding sequence ATGATACTCTACAACGTAACCATTAGTATCGAAAACGATATACACGACGAGTTTATCCAGTGGATGCTCACCGAACACATTCCAGAGGTGATGAGCACACAACTGTTTGTAGAGTACAAGCTTTTGCGGATGCTCCAAGCAGAGGAAGAAGCTCAAGGGCTGACCACCTATGCCGTACAATATTATCTGAAGGGCTTGGAAGACTTTGTACAATACAGCCAACACCACGCTCCAGAACTACAAGCCAAAACCCGCCAAAAATATGGCGAGCGCGTATTGGCCTTCCGTACCTTGCTAGAAGTAGTACACCCTTAG
- the secG gene encoding preprotein translocase subunit SecG, translating into MLYTLLIVLIAIVAVLLVLVVLAQKSKGGVSAQFGGSSTQMIGVRKTGDILERLTWGFGAALMVLSLITNTGFFVDKTNQQDRLRSVNERKAKEQRQAAPIQQQGAPVEAEQDATTEVLDLTAPADSSK; encoded by the coding sequence ATGTTGTACACCCTCCTTATCGTACTGATTGCCATCGTGGCCGTATTGCTCGTATTGGTAGTATTGGCACAAAAATCAAAAGGCGGCGTATCTGCCCAGTTTGGTGGCTCTAGCACCCAAATGATTGGCGTACGCAAAACCGGAGACATCCTAGAACGTCTTACTTGGGGCTTTGGAGCCGCACTGATGGTCTTGAGTCTCATTACCAATACCGGATTTTTTGTAGACAAAACCAACCAACAAGACCGCCTCAGAAGCGTCAACGAACGCAAAGCCAAAGAACAACGGCAAGCAGCGCCTATCCAGCAACAGGGCGCCCCTGTTGAGGCTGAGCAAGATGCTACCACTGAAGTTTTGGACTTGACAGCCCCCGCTGATTCGAGCAAATAA
- a CDS encoding tetratricopeptide repeat protein produces MRYFNEGNTDQAIEIYKKLMLQNPDKERYYLNQIEILTDDLETLPNTATEALPYTTEKNIDNSAIPEENTNFAPSNDVSESMAIALFNQGKLDEAVLIYQQLMQKYPEKRDYFKAQIDVLKS; encoded by the coding sequence ATGCGCTATTTCAATGAGGGAAACACAGACCAAGCCATCGAGATTTATAAAAAACTGATGCTCCAAAATCCCGACAAAGAGCGCTATTATCTCAACCAAATCGAAATCCTTACGGATGATTTGGAGACCCTCCCCAATACAGCCACAGAGGCTCTCCCATACACTACAGAAAAAAACATTGACAACAGCGCTATTCCCGAAGAAAATACTAACTTTGCACCCTCAAACGATGTGAGCGAATCGATGGCCATCGCCCTATTTAACCAAGGCAAGCTTGACGAGGCTGTTCTCATCTACCAACAACTGATGCAGAAGTACCCCGAAAAACGAGATTACTTCAAAGCACAAATAGACGTTCTGAAAAGCTAA
- a CDS encoding sigma-54 interaction domain-containing protein: protein MSEEEIQHIKQRFGIIGASPALVHAIRIAVQVAPTDMSVVITGESGSGKESFSKIIHSLSPRKHGQFIAINCGAIPEGTIYSELFGHEKGAFTGAVDARKGYFEVVDGGTIFLDEIGEMPLDTQAMLLRVLENGEFIRMGGNKVQKTDVRVIAATNVNLAEAVREHKFREDLYYRLNTVPIYVPPLRERGEDVLLLFRKFAVDFAEKYKVQPIKYTPEAAELLKGYPFPGNIRQLKNLAEQISALELSREIDAHTLGKYLPKITPKQSIPAFLGGAENTGKDSLNERELLYKVLFDMRRDVTELKKLVFQLLHQGDFSAAELLRDHRELFTNLPDDDAPLNSPNTVAAGAKLLPYNQPKHAGTEDTVVISKTQNLDDEDEKIHEITYEEAADESLSIEQKEKELIIKALRKNKNKRKNAAQDLGISERTLYRKIKHYDIDA, encoded by the coding sequence GTGAGTGAAGAAGAAATTCAACATATCAAACAACGCTTTGGCATCATCGGCGCTTCTCCGGCGCTGGTGCATGCCATCCGTATTGCTGTTCAGGTAGCCCCCACCGATATGAGTGTCGTCATTACGGGCGAAAGCGGCAGCGGTAAAGAATCATTTTCAAAAATCATCCATAGCCTCAGCCCCCGCAAACACGGCCAGTTCATCGCCATCAACTGTGGCGCTATCCCCGAAGGTACCATCTACTCCGAACTCTTTGGCCACGAAAAAGGGGCTTTTACCGGCGCAGTCGATGCCCGCAAAGGGTACTTTGAGGTCGTAGATGGCGGTACTATCTTCCTCGACGAAATCGGCGAGATGCCTCTCGACACCCAGGCCATGCTTTTGCGCGTACTCGAAAACGGGGAGTTTATCCGTATGGGGGGAAACAAAGTCCAAAAAACCGACGTGCGGGTCATCGCAGCTACCAACGTAAACCTTGCCGAAGCTGTGCGCGAACACAAGTTCCGCGAAGACCTCTACTACCGCCTCAACACCGTGCCCATTTATGTACCTCCTCTACGAGAGCGGGGAGAGGATGTACTGCTGCTATTCCGTAAGTTTGCCGTCGATTTTGCAGAAAAATACAAGGTCCAGCCCATCAAATATACTCCCGAAGCCGCCGAGCTGCTCAAAGGCTACCCCTTTCCGGGCAATATCCGACAGCTCAAGAACTTGGCCGAACAAATATCTGCCCTCGAACTAAGCCGGGAGATTGATGCACACACCCTGGGCAAATACCTGCCCAAAATCACTCCCAAACAATCCATACCTGCATTTTTGGGCGGAGCTGAAAACACCGGCAAGGATAGCCTCAACGAACGCGAGTTGCTCTACAAGGTGCTTTTCGATATGCGGCGCGATGTAACGGAGCTGAAAAAATTGGTCTTCCAACTCTTACACCAAGGCGATTTTAGCGCTGCCGAGCTACTGCGCGACCATCGTGAGCTCTTTACCAACCTGCCCGATGACGATGCGCCCCTGAACAGCCCCAATACCGTAGCTGCCGGAGCCAAACTCTTGCCCTACAACCAACCCAAACACGCCGGCACTGAAGATACTGTCGTCATATCCAAAACCCAAAACCTCGATGATGAGGACGAAAAAATACACGAAATCACCTACGAAGAAGCCGCTGACGAATCGCTCTCTATCGAACAAAAAGAAAAAGAACTCATCATCAAAGCGCTACGCAAAAACAAAAACAAACGCAAAAACGCAGCCCAAGATTTGGGCATTTCTGAAAGAACCCTCTACCGCAAAATCAAACATTATGACATCGATGCTTAA
- a CDS encoding LptE family protein translates to MLNLRSLGLYGLLLCCLTLQGCGIYSFSGISTTAKTIYIGNFFNQAAAGPANLGQQFTEDLKGYFLQNSRLQLVNSPGDADLTLEGMVVGYTAMPQGVTANDAGAVNRLTITVDVDFKNMIEEDKDFRRQFSFYQDFPQNQDLSTVEVRLISQIFEQINLDIFNATLADW, encoded by the coding sequence ATGCTTAACCTTCGCAGCCTTGGCCTCTATGGTCTGCTTTTGTGCTGTTTGACGCTTCAAGGCTGCGGTATTTATTCTTTTTCGGGTATCAGTACTACAGCCAAAACGATTTATATCGGCAACTTCTTCAACCAAGCCGCCGCCGGGCCGGCCAACCTCGGCCAACAGTTTACGGAAGATTTAAAGGGATATTTTTTACAAAACTCCCGCCTACAATTGGTCAACTCTCCGGGCGACGCAGACCTAACCCTAGAGGGAATGGTCGTAGGCTATACTGCTATGCCACAAGGTGTTACAGCCAATGACGCTGGTGCGGTAAACCGCCTGACCATTACTGTGGATGTAGATTTTAAGAATATGATAGAAGAAGACAAAGACTTCCGCCGGCAGTTTTCCTTTTATCAAGATTTCCCCCAAAACCAAGACCTCTCCACAGTCGAGGTTCGGCTGATTAGTCAAATCTTCGAGCAAATCAATCTTGACATTTTCAATGCGACCTTGGCAGATTGGTAA
- a CDS encoding tetratricopeptide repeat protein yields the protein MDAETFLYWIDDPNRINDNDLEQLEDLAREYPYFQLAHQLIAKGTKNKPSVALSLPVKLRKASLYAYNRAVLRQLMEVRPEDIQIIPAEQPIDPYSRTAPDLGQAVEADSTNETFAPIPVPTDEEPEAAFVPTPEEDTTPVSHDPTADIPTTPAAADLPASLEGIALNEGIAMDLFNDGRIEEAILVYQHLAAKQPDKHSYYQTQLQIMTDNDYFVLQVPEDLRQVYHPTQDTPAPQTETPDTTSFFDTLPPEETPSTPNNAPEASSTTGDETAVTEFQASQLYEDGQYEAAIEAYQQLSQQEPDRAAFYALQIQRIERAIVEVNNLLVEDETSTSTQAADSDVVDTPEVDTASDAAQSFFDQIGFEEETTTAPTEAPADNTVVPETAQSFFDQITPEEETTTAPTEAPTDNTVVPETAQSFFDQITPEEETTTAPTEAPTDNTVVPETAQSFFDQISSDEEVADIDTPVQESTPIDTTPVEETTTGSFFDALTPDTSPTEDVPVTPTNQWATEEPPNPTTDFFDTIEEDTTHEPVATQPTAEEIIEPPAHISEGTAMQAFNEGNVAQAVEIYQALMRYYPEKTGYYQGQIDILTDGLDIQNLPTGSVEEAPDVQDYHTVAPP from the coding sequence ATGGATGCAGAAACTTTTCTATATTGGATAGACGACCCCAACCGTATCAACGACAACGACCTAGAGCAGCTCGAAGACCTAGCTCGCGAATATCCCTATTTTCAACTTGCACACCAACTTATTGCCAAAGGGACTAAAAACAAGCCCAGCGTAGCGCTGTCTTTGCCGGTCAAGCTGCGTAAAGCTTCGTTGTATGCCTACAACAGGGCTGTCTTGAGGCAGCTGATGGAAGTACGCCCCGAAGACATCCAGATTATTCCTGCTGAGCAACCCATTGACCCCTACAGCCGTACTGCACCAGACCTAGGACAGGCCGTAGAGGCTGACTCCACAAACGAGACCTTTGCGCCAATCCCCGTCCCTACCGACGAGGAGCCTGAGGCGGCATTTGTCCCAACACCTGAAGAAGATACCACTCCTGTATCTCATGACCCTACAGCAGATATCCCCACAACACCAGCGGCGGCAGACTTGCCTGCCTCGCTCGAAGGGATTGCGCTCAATGAGGGTATCGCCATGGATTTGTTCAATGATGGACGCATCGAAGAAGCTATTTTGGTATACCAACACTTGGCTGCCAAACAACCTGACAAACATAGCTATTATCAGACGCAATTGCAGATTATGACGGACAACGACTACTTCGTCTTGCAAGTACCTGAAGATTTGCGCCAAGTGTACCATCCTACACAAGATACGCCTGCCCCACAAACTGAAACACCCGATACTACTTCGTTTTTTGATACCCTGCCGCCCGAAGAAACACCCAGCACCCCAAACAATGCGCCCGAAGCATCGTCCACTACAGGTGATGAAACAGCAGTTACAGAGTTTCAGGCTTCTCAACTCTACGAAGACGGACAGTATGAGGCGGCCATCGAGGCTTACCAGCAGCTTAGCCAACAAGAACCAGACAGAGCCGCGTTTTACGCACTACAAATACAGCGGATTGAACGCGCCATAGTCGAAGTCAATAATTTGCTGGTAGAAGACGAAACCTCTACATCAACTCAAGCTGCTGACAGTGATGTGGTAGATACGCCCGAAGTTGATACTGCAAGCGATGCCGCACAAAGCTTTTTTGACCAGATAGGCTTTGAAGAAGAAACGACAACTGCTCCTACAGAGGCACCAGCTGACAACACAGTAGTGCCAGAGACAGCGCAAAGCTTTTTTGACCAGATAACTCCTGAAGAAGAAACGACAACTGCTCCTACAGAGGCACCAACTGACAACACAGTAGTGCCAGAGACAGCTCAAAGCTTTTTTGACCAGATAACTCCTGAAGAAGAAACGACAACTGCTCCTACAGAGGCACCAACTGACAACACAGTAGTGCCAGAGACAGCGCAAAGCTTTTTTGACCAGATAAGTTCTGACGAAGAGGTGGCCGATATTGATACGCCCGTTCAAGAATCTACCCCCATCGATACAACTCCCGTAGAGGAAACAACAACAGGTAGTTTTTTTGATGCCCTCACCCCCGATACATCTCCCACAGAGGATGTTCCGGTAACCCCCACCAATCAGTGGGCTACAGAAGAGCCGCCAAATCCTACCACAGACTTTTTCGACACCATCGAAGAAGACACCACCCACGAACCAGTTGCTACACAGCCAACTGCTGAGGAGATTATCGAACCTCCTGCCCATATCAGCGAAGGCACTGCCATGCAGGCCTTCAATGAAGGAAATGTAGCCCAGGCAGTGGAGATTTATCAAGCTCTGATGCGATATTATCCAGAAAAAACGGGATATTATCAAGGGCAAATCGACATCTTGACCGACGGGCTTGACATACAAAACCTCCCTACCGGAAGCGTAGAAGAAGCACCTGATGTGCAGGATTACCATACAGTTGCCCCCCCCTAG
- a CDS encoding cytochrome c peroxidase has translation MRYIYLSLTCFVGLVLWLQCTPSPADAPTSLVVQGFRQDLQSLDTKLGELENILTQANPSAWQEAFGSARLAYKRTEYLVETQYPESAKALNGAAIAEMDAQDTTKTIAPTGFQVIEEWLFPEADPTQQKALQQELATMRQTVAELIQHSQQLTLTESQILDAARLQVFRVITLGIVGFDSPVALYSLPEAKASLEAVQAAVLALAKSQNSTEKDLLAKAFTQTVAYLDQHLADFDAFDRMAFIRTHINPLTTALWEYQVALDIPFPTDKRMLRADVKTLFDVQAFDPNYFAPGQLAQLSPEKAALGKMLFFDPILSSDNERSCASCHQPDKAFTDGIAKSVAFGKKGHIGRNSPTLVNAAFQANQFYDGRVETLEQQAADVLANIDEMHSSAEAAAAKLAKVPAYVALFAKAFPEAKQPVTAENVQIALASFTRQLSSFDSRFDRYLRQEQGAALSPEELLGFNLYMGKAKCATCHFMPLFNGTVPPNFTETEAEVIGVPLVAVTSKAVIDPDVGKQAIAPGFLNQFAFRTPTVRNSGLTAPYMHNGAYETLEAVMEFYNLGGGAGIGIDLPHQTLPTEPLNLNERELKALVAFMHTLTDVPAFGKAPEKLPTAQAPVIAY, from the coding sequence ATGCGGTATATATATCTGAGCCTCACCTGTTTTGTGGGATTGGTGCTTTGGCTACAATGTACTCCAAGTCCTGCAGATGCGCCTACGTCGTTGGTAGTTCAGGGCTTTCGGCAAGACCTCCAAAGCCTAGACACCAAGCTTGGAGAGTTAGAAAACATACTCACACAGGCTAACCCTTCGGCTTGGCAAGAGGCCTTTGGTAGTGCACGCTTGGCCTATAAGCGTACAGAATACCTTGTTGAGACACAATACCCCGAAAGCGCCAAAGCCCTCAATGGAGCGGCTATTGCCGAAATGGATGCGCAAGATACTACCAAAACCATTGCTCCGACAGGTTTTCAGGTAATAGAAGAATGGCTTTTTCCGGAGGCTGACCCCACTCAACAAAAAGCGCTACAGCAAGAGCTGGCTACGATGCGCCAAACGGTTGCGGAGCTCATACAACACAGCCAGCAGTTGACCTTGACCGAGAGTCAAATACTTGATGCGGCTCGGTTGCAGGTTTTCCGTGTCATTACGCTCGGTATTGTAGGGTTTGATTCGCCGGTGGCACTCTATAGTCTGCCCGAAGCCAAGGCCTCACTCGAAGCTGTTCAGGCCGCAGTACTTGCCCTGGCCAAATCCCAAAACAGTACTGAGAAGGACTTATTGGCCAAGGCCTTTACCCAAACAGTGGCTTACCTCGACCAACACTTGGCTGATTTTGATGCTTTTGACCGGATGGCTTTCATTCGCACACACATCAACCCTCTTACGACTGCGCTCTGGGAGTATCAGGTGGCGCTTGACATTCCTTTCCCTACCGACAAGCGGATGTTGCGGGCAGATGTAAAAACACTATTTGATGTCCAAGCCTTTGACCCCAACTATTTTGCTCCCGGCCAATTGGCGCAGCTTAGCCCCGAAAAAGCAGCGTTGGGCAAGATGCTTTTTTTTGACCCCATCCTCTCCAGCGACAATGAGCGCTCGTGTGCCTCTTGCCACCAACCCGACAAGGCTTTTACTGACGGTATTGCCAAGAGTGTGGCCTTTGGCAAAAAAGGCCATATTGGGCGCAATTCGCCCACCCTTGTGAATGCGGCCTTTCAAGCCAACCAATTTTACGATGGCCGTGTGGAGACCTTGGAGCAACAAGCAGCAGATGTGTTGGCCAATATCGACGAGATGCACTCCTCTGCGGAGGCCGCCGCCGCCAAGCTGGCCAAGGTGCCTGCCTATGTAGCCCTGTTCGCCAAAGCATTTCCCGAGGCCAAACAGCCCGTTACGGCTGAGAATGTACAAATCGCGCTGGCTTCTTTCACCCGTCAACTGTCTTCCTTCGATTCGCGCTTCGATCGCTATCTGCGTCAAGAACAAGGGGCTGCCTTGAGTCCCGAAGAGCTGCTAGGGTTTAACTTGTATATGGGCAAGGCTAAGTGTGCCACCTGCCATTTTATGCCTTTGTTCAATGGTACAGTGCCGCCAAATTTCACCGAAACTGAAGCCGAAGTGATTGGGGTTCCCCTAGTGGCGGTTACGAGCAAGGCCGTCATTGACCCTGATGTCGGGAAGCAGGCCATAGCGCCAGGTTTCCTAAACCAGTTTGCTTTCCGTACTCCCACCGTACGCAATAGTGGGCTCACGGCTCCCTATATGCATAATGGGGCTTACGAAACGCTGGAGGCAGTGATGGAGTTTTATAACCTTGGTGGCGGAGCCGGTATCGGGATTGACCTACCACACCAAACGTTGCCCACGGAGCCGCTCAATCTCAACGAGCGAGAGCTGAAAGCCCTCGTGGCTTTTATGCATACCCTCACGGATGTGCCTGCTTTTGGCAAGGCTCCTGAGAAATTGCCTACTGCTCAAGCTCCAGTAATAGCATATTGA